In the genome of bacterium, one region contains:
- a CDS encoding glycosyltransferase family 39 protein, protein MTKERKILILALVLGLLIRFAALWLLDAKNFLYNDERFYFQLAKSLSAGMGLFIVNHFTARVTPMYPLFLSIPLHFCWSLTCARVFQIFFILPGVLLIYRLSKVIFHSEKVAAWTALVYSVYPPIVYISLLLYPQFILSLIILLVLNLVIDAYRTHRENFWQYLLFGIIFGVGVLTVPTFIAFFIVSFAFLFFRVANRAKFALWVVLGFLLVWGPWVVRNYNRFGVFIPLSTGGGEVLVAANHPDATPSSYVPLSSKPWINEMGKYLRMGEIERNRELSRLGFSYLFERKLFGIPFILAKFANFFRPYPKPITEVSMPDWLYKLIYALCWVPVFIFGVLGIFRMRKSREVILILSCIIVFAFIYAIYLTRVRYRIPIEPIFLVFAVGWLLERFGVVKLSEAI, encoded by the coding sequence ATGACTAAAGAGCGAAAAATCCTTATTTTGGCGCTTGTGCTGGGGTTGCTGATTCGCTTTGCGGCGCTATGGCTTCTTGATGCGAAGAATTTTTTATACAACGACGAGAGATTTTACTTTCAGCTCGCAAAGTCGCTGTCGGCAGGGATGGGGCTTTTTATAGTGAATCACTTTACCGCAAGGGTGACGCCCATGTACCCACTTTTCCTTTCTATTCCTCTTCACTTTTGCTGGAGTTTGACTTGCGCAAGAGTTTTTCAGATTTTTTTCATTTTGCCGGGTGTGCTGCTTATTTACAGGCTTTCCAAAGTTATTTTCCATAGCGAGAAAGTAGCGGCTTGGACGGCGCTCGTTTATTCTGTGTATCCGCCTATAGTTTACATTTCCTTGCTTCTTTATCCGCAATTCATTTTATCGCTGATAATTCTTCTGGTGCTCAACTTGGTTATTGACGCTTATCGCACGCACCGCGAGAATTTTTGGCAGTACTTACTTTTTGGGATTATCTTCGGCGTTGGAGTTCTCACAGTGCCCACATTCATTGCTTTTTTTATTGTTTCATTTGCGTTTCTTTTTTTCAGGGTTGCAAACCGGGCGAAGTTTGCTTTGTGGGTCGTTCTGGGATTTTTGCTCGTCTGGGGTCCATGGGTTGTAAGAAATTACAACAGATTCGGTGTTTTCATTCCGTTATCAACGGGTGGCGGGGAAGTGCTTGTCGCTGCTAATCATCCTGATGCGACACCGTCGTCATATGTTCCGTTGTCAAGCAAGCCGTGGATAAATGAGATGGGTAAATATTTACGAATGGGCGAGATAGAGCGCAATCGTGAATTGAGCAGGCTTGGTTTCAGCTATCTTTTTGAAAGGAAGCTTTTCGGGATACCGTTTATTCTCGCGAAGTTCGCCAACTTTTTTCGTCCCTATCCAAAACCCATAACAGAGGTTAGCATGCCCGATTGGCTTTACAAATTAATCTACGCTTTATGCTGGGTTCCGGTTTTTATTTTTGGCGTTCTGGGTATTTTCCGTATGCGCAAAAGTCGTGAGGTGATTTTGATTCTTAGCTGCATAATTGTTTTTGCGTTTATTTATGCGATATATCTTACCCGCGTTCGTTACCGCATACCCATTGAGCCCATTTTCCTTGTGTTTGCTGTGGGTTGGCTGCTGGAAAGGTTTGGAGTGGTCAAACTTAGCGAAGCAATTTAA